A stretch of the Apteryx mantelli isolate bAptMan1 chromosome 3, bAptMan1.hap1, whole genome shotgun sequence genome encodes the following:
- the LOC106482090 gene encoding cysteine-rich venom protein-like, producing MGPLTAIIFLAALIHQSAGQPEKMDFSFSALSETQNRQQIVDQHNEIRRSVIPTASNMLKMTWNEKAAANAQKWANKCQMKISPRKERIVNGVPCGENILQSTYPSTWAETIKVWHSQKYNFKYGVGSIKKTDKIQSYTQLISYNSYQVGCATAYCPNSQFPFMRVCHYCPSGNNPMQITKPYKKGPKCGDCPGHCDHGLCTNPCKYQDLFTNCAHLRIYLNCNLSVMSKNCRATCKCATEIK from the exons ATGGGTCCACTAACTGCAATCATTTTCCTGGCTGCTTTGATACATCAATCTGCTGGACAG cctgaaaaaatggatttttctttctctgctctttctgagACTCAAAACCGACAACAGATTGTTGACCAACACAATGAAATAAGGAGATCTGTCATTCCCACAGCCAGCAACATGCTGAAGATG ACGTGGAATGAGAAAGCTGCCGCCAATGCTCAGAAATGGGCAAATAAGTGTCAAATGAAGATCAGTCCCAGAAAGGAGAGAATTGTTAATG GTGTCCCCTGTGGTGAGAATATATTGCAGTCAACCTACCCCAGCACATGGGCTGAAACAATTAAAGTATGGCATAGTCAGAAGTACAATTTCAAGTATGGGGTTGGATCAATCAAGAAAACTGACAAAATCCAGAGCTATACTCAG CTAATCTCGTATAACAGCTACCAGGTTGGATGTGCAACTGCCTACTGTCCTAACAGCCAGTTCCCTTTTATGCGTGTTTGCCATTACTGCCCTTC AGGAAATAATCCAATGCAAATAACTAAACCTTACAAAAAAGGACCAAAATGTGGTGATTGTCCGGGCCACTGTGACCATGGGCTTTGCA CCAATCCTTGCAAGTATCAAGATTTATTCACAAACTGTGCACATCTGAGAATCTACTTGAACTGTAACCTTTCGGTAATGAGCAAAAACTGTCGTGCTACCTGCAAATGCGCCACTGAAATCAAATAA